One genomic window of Halictus rubicundus isolate RS-2024b chromosome 12, iyHalRubi1_principal, whole genome shotgun sequence includes the following:
- the LOC143359998 gene encoding uncharacterized protein LOC143359998: MPFLKPIRISYTKRKIDISKRNGWRHAIFDPRNKLLVKGYYKGEWRDDKKEGKGNQLDRNGFIYEGDWFNGKKHGIGTLSKIYGPPGDGTIRKLYTGQWINGKRNGFGYSWYEDESYYEGNFCQNKRHGYGRMWYCNGDYYEGCWMDDLYNGVGVYVKFNGNRYKGEFVAGKKEGRGVFYHIVTGQKQVGIWVNDLCISGIMSDIYWRQSAPRPTPYPIPRVELAEDNELEYTYEIDDSNDDEGEEETPSPTCKRPPRRIIPNICVSVNRCPCLESVL, from the exons ATGCCCTTCTTAAAACCAATTCGAATATCGTACACTAAACGTAAAATAGACATTTCCAAAAGAAATGGTTGGCGTCATGCCATTTTTGATCCTAGAAACAAATTACTTGTCAAAGGTTATTACAAAGGAGAATGGAGAGACGATAAAAAAGAGGGCAAGGGTAATCAGTTGGACAG AAATGGATTTATATACGAGGGCGATTGGTTCAATGGCAAAAAACACGGTATTGGTACTTTGAGTAAGATTTACGGTCCACCAGGAGACGGCACTATTCGCAAACTTTACACTGGTCAGTGGATTAACGGAAAAAGAAATGGCTTCGGGTATAGTTGGTACGAAGACGAGAGCTATTACGAAGGCAATTTTTGCCAGAATAAACGTCACGGCTATGGTCGTATGTGGTATTGCAATGGAGATTACTATGAGGGTTGCTGGATGGACGACCTGTACAATGGCGTGGGAGTATATGTTAAAT TCAATGGGAATAGATACAAGGGTGAGTTTGTTGCCGGCAAAAAAGAAGGTCGCGGAGTATTTTATCACATAGTCACGGGACAGAAACAAGTTGGTATATGGGTAAATGATTTATGCATAAGTGGAATTATGTCGGACATCTACTGGCGTCAGTCGGCTCCTCGCCCGACACCATATCCTATTCCACGA GTGGAGTTAGCAGAAGATAATGAACTCGAATACACGTATGAAATTGACGATAGCAATGACgacgaaggagaagaagaaacgcCATCGCCTACATGCAAGAGACCGCCGAGGCGCATAATCCCAAACATATGCGTGTCGGTGAACAGGTGTCCCTGCTTAGAGTCAGTTTTGTAA